The Erythrobacter sp. JK5 genome includes a region encoding these proteins:
- a CDS encoding serine protease, producing MALPRFLALLAIGGLSLGSSQPEPPEPEDEDRSVYQVLPEDEGDEYPPKGAEPIILGSEAPPGAAPWQVQIYSTVPYTAAEKRHDATLSPIASRNPGGEAKKYLNERNDYELNHRCGGAYLGELWIVTAAHCVAGKPFVGDKVNDVLTDRRVRMGTQSISGGGATYPIDAVVIHRKYEPGGKSHDIALIRITTRGKRGSIQSGRLKSIRLFKRELYGEASLRARPLEVYGWGVTGPLVHGAENLRLDKDGKLQRSPSSLHYVGVTYLSYRECRKYSALKGSLARGMICGLGRARDGEDDVFSDSCRGDSGGPLITKRSDGTERLVGLVSWGKGCGMPDMPGVYVDVSHYSLWIETAKVGIEPGVWRR from the coding sequence ATGGCGCTGCCAAGATTTCTCGCCCTGCTTGCGATCGGCGGGCTGTCGCTGGGCTCCAGCCAACCCGAACCGCCTGAGCCTGAAGATGAGGACCGATCCGTTTACCAGGTCCTGCCCGAGGATGAGGGCGACGAATATCCACCGAAGGGCGCGGAGCCGATCATCCTGGGGTCGGAGGCTCCTCCGGGTGCTGCGCCCTGGCAGGTGCAGATCTACTCCACCGTGCCTTACACCGCTGCCGAAAAACGGCATGACGCGACGCTGTCGCCCATCGCTTCACGCAATCCGGGCGGCGAGGCAAAGAAATACCTGAACGAACGCAACGATTACGAGCTCAATCACCGCTGCGGCGGGGCCTATCTCGGCGAGCTCTGGATCGTTACCGCGGCGCATTGCGTTGCCGGAAAACCGTTCGTGGGCGACAAGGTCAACGATGTCCTCACCGATCGCCGGGTAAGGATGGGCACGCAATCGATCAGCGGAGGAGGAGCCACCTATCCGATCGATGCAGTCGTCATCCATCGCAAATACGAGCCCGGCGGCAAGAGCCATGACATTGCCCTGATCCGGATAACCACGCGCGGCAAGCGCGGGTCGATCCAGTCGGGCCGATTGAAAAGCATCCGCCTGTTCAAGCGCGAGCTTTACGGAGAGGCAAGCCTCAGAGCCCGGCCGCTCGAAGTGTATGGCTGGGGGGTGACGGGTCCGCTCGTTCATGGCGCGGAGAACCTGCGGCTGGACAAGGACGGCAAACTCCAGCGTTCTCCGTCAAGCCTGCACTATGTCGGGGTGACATACCTCTCTTACCGGGAATGCAGGAAGTATTCGGCGCTCAAGGGCAGCCTTGCGCGCGGGATGATTTGCGGTCTGGGCCGCGCTCGCGACGGCGAAGACGACGTCTTCAGCGATTCATGCCGGGGAGACAGCGGAGGCCCGCTGATCACCAAGCGCTCGGACGGGACCGAGCGGCTTGTAGGCCTCGTATCGTGGGGCAAGGGATGCGGTATGCCCGACATGCCGGGCGTCTATGTCGATGTGTCCCACTACTCG
- a CDS encoding WD40 repeat domain-containing protein, whose amino-acid sequence MSFLVLLTSCNLFDELEAVAEYGPTPVDLQPKIVLQSLPTKGIEVAAWTPNSDYIITAVGPTRSIAIWEVETGHIIDRLRMPAEPGRTGALLRLSGMEVTPDGNTAVIEGLSARYVREGEYVDPRTMRYELDLKTHTVTIAASDPEPGVDLQEIELAADALEAIFENDEEEFDTLDEAFDELPSLPDSPDGTWTLTRLPVPTELEEDEIPEGGLLLVNTVDGSERELLHSPMQKYDAATLSPTGRWLAMTNDKLDGGGDEEGGLEYSIIEIYDIQTAAFEPQVRILGDYSHIQWLSDDHFVVTETSVRHDGMRDGAPDTGPPPDAVIVNARGGEIELRIEARCYMLAVAEETFVGAGAKTCRAFPQGSYGLQKFDVETDEWVGFGPSELQENPLIDLIAVSPDGSLLAVTEATSADIDDGALVGHIIDAATGELLISRVFEELSFSDMIAFSRDGEDLFVSGNGQIFRWKFESDEWGPMAISSLDTTLLHQHGDLFAVAGEADDAIGLLDFASGKSLPSLHFGNVSSGGFFPDKPLFWAFSAEEGLRLWDTRDWSVVLTTFFFDHQGFLAVTPDGRYDSNVHPYDARFRWLVPDQPNVSLNPDAFSRDYYTPGLTERWIDCTVDDDCDSAFAPIKPLAFLNRDLPKVEIVDVVPGESASEAIVTVEISRPQGSGTDESLPWAYDPRVFRNHQLVFRQSGSANQDGDDLLEWRHSNALASEDADETGTIRLTSVVSLGTSDRPEDQVPVFTAYAFNEDRIKSETAFLDYTRPEVEPRTPRAFVIAIGIDHYQEPRLNLNFAGNDATLMAESLGQIPGHEIRTLSLRTTGTGADTALADPGADTGRVASASAFISPAIISDILAILSQPQAPEARLRLSALGIDASMLEQATPDDLVILSYAGHGWTDSRGEFYLVTSDAVWSEDEGAPDEGGLVSSVDLANWMSAIDAGTMALIIDACHSAASVENGSFKPGPLGDPGLGQLAFDNGVLILTATQADDVALEDANLNHGLLTYVLAGEGLNSEGGEADYDRDKQITLTEWLDYAVERLPAMQSDPRVGGWQRGR is encoded by the coding sequence GTGTCTTTTCTCGTCCTCCTCACTTCGTGCAACCTGTTCGATGAACTGGAAGCGGTAGCCGAATACGGGCCGACGCCGGTCGACCTGCAGCCAAAGATCGTGCTGCAAAGCCTGCCGACCAAGGGCATCGAAGTCGCAGCGTGGACCCCGAACAGCGACTATATCATCACCGCCGTCGGCCCAACCCGATCGATTGCGATCTGGGAAGTGGAAACCGGTCATATTATCGATCGGCTCAGAATGCCGGCCGAACCGGGGCGAACAGGTGCGCTGCTGCGTTTGAGCGGCATGGAGGTCACCCCGGACGGCAATACCGCCGTGATCGAAGGGCTGTCTGCGCGATACGTTCGGGAAGGCGAATATGTCGATCCGCGAACGATGCGATACGAACTGGATCTGAAAACGCACACGGTCACCATCGCCGCTTCGGATCCGGAGCCAGGCGTCGATCTACAAGAAATCGAGCTGGCCGCCGATGCGCTCGAGGCGATATTCGAGAACGACGAAGAGGAATTCGACACCCTCGACGAGGCGTTTGACGAACTCCCGAGCCTGCCGGACTCGCCTGATGGCACATGGACGCTGACGCGGCTACCGGTCCCGACCGAGCTCGAAGAGGACGAAATTCCGGAAGGTGGCCTCCTGCTTGTCAACACCGTTGATGGGTCGGAGAGGGAATTGCTTCACTCGCCGATGCAGAAGTACGACGCGGCGACGCTTTCGCCCACCGGTCGCTGGCTCGCGATGACCAATGACAAGCTGGACGGAGGCGGGGATGAAGAGGGCGGGCTCGAATATTCGATTATCGAAATCTACGACATTCAGACCGCGGCCTTCGAACCGCAAGTCAGGATCTTGGGCGATTACAGTCATATCCAGTGGCTGTCCGACGATCACTTCGTCGTTACCGAAACCTCGGTGCGACATGACGGGATGCGCGACGGTGCGCCAGACACGGGGCCGCCGCCCGATGCCGTTATCGTCAATGCGCGCGGCGGTGAAATCGAGCTGCGGATCGAGGCAAGGTGTTACATGCTGGCGGTGGCCGAAGAGACCTTCGTGGGCGCCGGGGCGAAAACCTGCCGGGCGTTTCCGCAGGGCTCTTATGGCCTCCAGAAATTTGATGTGGAGACCGACGAATGGGTCGGCTTCGGCCCGAGCGAACTCCAGGAAAACCCGCTGATCGATCTGATCGCCGTCTCCCCTGACGGCTCGCTACTGGCGGTGACCGAAGCGACGTCGGCTGATATCGATGACGGCGCGCTGGTCGGTCACATCATCGATGCGGCAACGGGCGAATTGTTGATAAGCCGGGTGTTCGAAGAACTGTCGTTCAGCGACATGATCGCATTCTCGCGGGACGGTGAAGACCTTTTTGTCTCCGGCAACGGGCAGATATTTCGCTGGAAATTCGAATCCGACGAATGGGGCCCGATGGCGATCTCCTCGCTCGATACGACGCTGTTGCACCAGCATGGAGATCTGTTTGCGGTTGCAGGCGAGGCCGACGATGCAATCGGATTGCTCGATTTCGCCAGCGGAAAATCCTTGCCCTCGCTGCACTTCGGCAATGTTTCGTCGGGCGGGTTCTTCCCCGACAAACCGTTGTTCTGGGCGTTCTCTGCCGAAGAGGGGCTGCGCCTGTGGGACACGCGCGACTGGTCGGTCGTGCTGACCACCTTCTTCTTCGATCATCAGGGCTTCCTCGCGGTCACGCCCGATGGCCGCTACGACAGCAACGTCCATCCCTACGATGCCCGATTCCGCTGGCTAGTCCCGGACCAGCCGAATGTGTCGCTGAACCCCGATGCCTTCAGCCGGGATTACTATACGCCCGGACTGACCGAGCGCTGGATCGATTGCACCGTCGACGACGATTGCGACAGTGCCTTTGCCCCGATCAAGCCGCTCGCGTTTCTCAACCGCGACTTGCCCAAGGTGGAGATCGTCGACGTCGTGCCGGGAGAGAGTGCGAGCGAGGCCATCGTAACCGTCGAGATCAGCCGTCCGCAGGGCTCGGGAACCGACGAAAGTCTTCCGTGGGCTTACGACCCGCGCGTGTTCCGCAACCACCAGCTCGTCTTCCGCCAGTCCGGCTCCGCGAATCAGGACGGCGACGACCTGCTGGAGTGGCGTCATTCCAACGCATTGGCATCAGAGGATGCAGACGAAACGGGGACCATTCGGCTGACCAGCGTGGTCTCGCTCGGCACGAGCGATCGACCCGAAGATCAGGTCCCTGTATTCACCGCCTATGCCTTCAATGAAGACCGGATCAAATCGGAAACCGCGTTTCTCGACTATACCCGGCCCGAAGTCGAGCCGCGCACTCCCAGGGCTTTCGTAATCGCGATCGGCATCGATCACTACCAGGAACCGCGCCTCAATCTCAATTTCGCCGGAAACGATGCGACCTTGATGGCCGAAAGTCTGGGCCAGATTCCCGGCCATGAAATACGCACGCTCTCGCTTCGCACCACAGGGACTGGCGCTGACACTGCACTTGCTGACCCGGGGGCGGATACAGGCAGGGTCGCCAGTGCGTCTGCATTCATCTCTCCTGCGATCATCAGCGATATTCTCGCCATTCTCTCCCAACCGCAGGCTCCCGAGGCGCGCCTGCGGCTGAGTGCGCTGGGCATCGACGCCTCGATGCTCGAGCAGGCGACACCCGACGATCTGGTGATCCTCTCATACGCGGGCCACGGCTGGACCGACAGCAGAGGCGAGTTCTACCTCGTGACTTCGGACGCCGTCTGGTCGGAGGACGAGGGCGCGCCCGACGAAGGCGGGCTCGTGTCTTCCGTCGACCTGGCCAACTGGATGAGCGCTATCGACGCCGGCACGATGGCGCTGATCATCGATGCCTGCCATTCGGCAGCGAGCGTCGAAAACGGCAGCTTCAAGCCCGGGCCGCTCGGCGATCCCGGCCTTGGCCAACTGGCTTTCGACAATGGCGTGCTCATCCTCACCGCGACCCAGGCCGATGACGTTGCGCTCGAAGATGCCAATCTCAATCACGGCCTGTTGACCTATGTCCTGGCTGGAGAAGGGCTCAATTCGGAAGGGGGCGAAGCCGACTACGATCGCGACAAGCAGATCACGCTGACCGAATGGCTCGACTATGCGGTCGAGCGATTGCCCGCCATGCAATCCGACCCAAGGGTCGGGGGCTGGCAGCGCGGACGGTGA
- a CDS encoding caspase family protein — protein sequence MKPGWALTCTLALAAFLSSCTDEAPVEADQVRSALLSAAGGDEETLENVYGLFVGIDRYQFSRAQLSSAEFEDLRGAVGDTRRFKAALRDVYGLELDEVPQDDCRSENALSSTLLDACATRDEILSALDQRIEALGPGDTLLFYFAGHGSQYRDDENFDQDSGYNGTILPYDARNPDGSPGEIFDIELKRRKDRATAKGIYFVSVFDSCNSGTATRDGASGQSRSVPVSTTPPPVTQEPVQEPVTVAADEGYWVHLAAAQDGQEAQEAVSGEIGERAGVFTNALIETLHMPAMRHASFGDIISEVQLRVSRMGHTAQVPSAEGELTAALGSRAGSAIVFNAQAQGDAVTLEAGSLSGMTIGSRFALYHSQTDAIARENSLGTAAIAALTPTSARLELESEPGDPLPQQLFAEEIAHFFAPESLQVSNRISGGVSRGEVSDALAEIAFVAVVPSGAIQITSAPDNPASVRLQASDGTLLAELGDAGAPTFVARLEAELTKIARVNQLLSLRTTTRSGDPESEVGPVEFCIAQEGYRASSCPAPDAGGIRQIALGDMTFATVINRGREPLFVYVLAIDPLNGVIQVLPQTGEIDAKLEPDRPYQRGPISFAEPGAYRFVTIASDQRIRVDALRQSGSGMRDIAACRSPLERLLCSASKGTRDPSVGAVGNWLANVSSAVVS from the coding sequence ATGAAGCCGGGATGGGCCTTGACCTGCACGCTGGCGTTGGCGGCATTCCTATCGTCGTGCACCGATGAGGCGCCGGTCGAAGCCGATCAGGTGCGCAGCGCGCTCTTGAGCGCTGCTGGGGGAGACGAGGAGACGCTCGAAAACGTCTACGGCCTGTTCGTCGGCATCGACCGATACCAGTTTTCGCGAGCGCAGCTGAGCTCCGCTGAGTTTGAGGATCTGCGCGGAGCTGTCGGCGATACAAGGCGGTTCAAGGCCGCGCTGCGCGATGTCTACGGACTGGAGCTGGACGAGGTCCCGCAGGACGATTGCCGGTCGGAAAACGCGCTGTCATCGACCTTGCTCGATGCCTGTGCGACGCGCGATGAAATCCTGTCTGCGCTTGATCAGCGTATCGAGGCGCTGGGCCCAGGAGATACGCTGCTGTTCTATTTCGCCGGACACGGCTCGCAGTATCGCGACGACGAAAATTTCGATCAGGATTCCGGCTATAACGGGACGATCCTGCCCTACGATGCGCGCAATCCCGATGGCTCGCCGGGCGAGATCTTCGACATCGAGCTGAAGCGGCGCAAGGATCGCGCAACGGCAAAGGGCATCTATTTCGTTTCGGTCTTCGACAGCTGCAATTCCGGCACGGCGACGCGCGATGGAGCAAGCGGCCAATCGCGCAGCGTTCCGGTATCGACCACCCCCCCTCCTGTCACTCAGGAGCCGGTACAGGAGCCGGTTACCGTCGCCGCTGACGAGGGGTACTGGGTGCATCTGGCTGCGGCGCAGGATGGCCAGGAGGCGCAGGAAGCCGTCAGCGGCGAGATCGGCGAGCGCGCAGGGGTCTTTACCAATGCGCTGATCGAAACTTTGCATATGCCGGCCATGCGCCATGCAAGCTTCGGCGACATTATCAGCGAGGTGCAGCTGCGCGTTTCGCGCATGGGCCACACCGCGCAGGTTCCCTCAGCAGAGGGCGAATTGACCGCTGCCCTCGGGTCGCGCGCGGGATCAGCGATCGTCTTCAACGCGCAGGCTCAGGGTGACGCGGTGACACTCGAGGCCGGATCGCTCTCCGGGATGACGATCGGTTCGCGATTTGCCCTGTATCATTCGCAGACCGACGCAATCGCGCGCGAAAATTCGCTCGGGACGGCAGCGATCGCCGCGCTCACGCCCACGTCGGCACGGCTGGAACTGGAAAGCGAACCCGGCGATCCGTTGCCCCAACAGCTCTTTGCCGAAGAAATTGCGCATTTCTTCGCTCCGGAGAGCCTGCAGGTGAGCAATCGCATCAGCGGCGGCGTGAGCCGGGGCGAGGTTTCGGATGCACTCGCCGAGATTGCATTTGTCGCAGTCGTCCCCAGCGGCGCAATCCAGATCACGTCTGCGCCCGACAATCCCGCCTCGGTGCGCCTGCAGGCCAGCGACGGAACCTTGCTGGCCGAACTGGGCGATGCCGGGGCGCCGACCTTCGTCGCCCGGCTCGAAGCGGAGCTGACCAAGATCGCGCGGGTCAATCAGCTACTGTCGCTGAGAACCACGACCCGCTCCGGCGATCCCGAGAGCGAGGTCGGGCCGGTCGAATTCTGCATCGCCCAAGAGGGCTACCGGGCCTCGAGTTGTCCGGCACCGGATGCAGGCGGGATACGCCAGATCGCGCTTGGCGACATGACCTTTGCGACCGTCATCAACCGGGGACGCGAACCGCTGTTTGTCTACGTGCTCGCGATCGATCCCCTCAACGGCGTCATCCAGGTGTTGCCGCAAACGGGAGAGATCGACGCCAAGCTGGAGCCGGATCGCCCGTATCAGCGCGGCCCCATCTCGTTCGCCGAGCCCGGAGCCTATCGCTTCGTCACGATCGCCAGCGATCAGCGCATCCGGGTCGATGCGCTCAGGCAAAGCGGCAGTGGCATGCGCGACATCGCGGCGTGCCGAAGTCCGCTTGAACGGCTGTTGTGCTCGGCCAGCAAGGGCACGCGCGATCCGTCGGTCGGGGCGGTCGGCAACTGGCTGGCCAACGTTTCATCGGCGGTGGTGAGCTAG